From Zea mays cultivar B73 chromosome 3, Zm-B73-REFERENCE-NAM-5.0, whole genome shotgun sequence:
GGACGAACTACCTCCCTGCAGGCAAGCAGCAGCCCCCTCAGCTCCTTCTATGGCGCCCAGTCTGCATGCACGACCGAGATCCATCAGTTCCTATGTTCCCCATGGCCGAGCTCGCCCCATGGACTTGGCTCCTTGGTTCTTCTTTCACGTACGCGCCCTCTCCAACCTGCAGCACGTCCCCTGCTCCACGGCCAGCAGGAAGCCAGCGCCCCTCTGCAGCTCGGCTTCTCCTctcccatggccgaggccgagcttcCCTGGTGCAGGCGCCCCCTTTTCTTCCACCTCTGGCCGGTCTTTTCTGCGCAGCAAGCCGCGCGCAGCAGCAGCATTGTTCTTCGCCTTGCGTCGTCGTCGAGCTTCGCCACTCTCCTCCCCATGACCCGCAGCCCTCGCACCCTCTACCCTCCCCAAAAACAGCAAGCCCCCAGCAGCCCCGGATTCCCTCCGTGTCGCTTGCATGCCACCCGCTCGATGTATTGCGCAGCCACATTGTCGCTGCTCGCTGCCCGTCAACGTGCAGCCCTTCTGTTTTCTCCATTGGCACAGCAGCCCCGTCGTCTCCGCGCGCTGCCGGCTCGCTGTTTTGTGGAGCCAATGGACAGCACGCCGTGATGCCTGCCGTGTGTTCgctgtttttgcgcagccccAAACATCGACGTCGTTCACCCCGGTGAGACCGCGACGCTCCTTGTTCGATTCCGCATCGACATTATTTTCCTATGATTAATTATGTATGTGTGCTGCTTTGTTTTATTTTTGAGGAGGAGAGAACCCCGTGTTTTGCGTGGAGAAGGCAAGCCGCTCGACGCTCGTCGATGTCGTagcgatgcacaaatcggaatcacCGTCGTTCTTGCAAacaccgattgggtttgtttatggtgagccatgtcgctctcgattgacttgattaataaattatatagATGTGGTTGAAATGTTTTGGCGGTAGGTCGTAATATGGTCGTGCTCGTGATTTCGAGTTAGAGATTGGTGGTCGTCGATTCGTATAAATTGGTCGATGTGGTGCGTGTTTAAAAATTgcattggtatggattgaagtttgtggcgaaagaaaaaggaagtagaaaagaactcggatgtttttacGTTTCGATAGGAAGATgtgcgatgtgttgtttgatgcgaaGGATAGGTTTTACTAGTTTAAACGGTTAGTCGGCAGACTCGAACAGTAAAGCTAAAATTGATTATGCGATTAAGATGAGGTGACGACATGCCGTAGTAGTTGTTGCCTTCTCTATGTTTTCGAGTCGGATAAATACCATAGGCAATTAATTGTTGATACCCAAAGATTGTTAGAAACAAGTAATCGTGCTCTACCTATCGCGTCAAAGGAAATATGGTGTGTTGATTAATTAGGAGCTAAGGGACCTAATATAGAAAAGTAGTTAAGAAAACTAATCGAATTGCTTTTAGCTATATTTTAAGTTAAGATGTCTAAAATGGTGAAACTAGTTTTGTTGGTCTCATGGTGTTATGATtgagaaaaatatgaacttgtgtaTGAATTACTATTTTTTTCATGCTGTGTTAAGCCAACTCTTGTTAAATAAAGGAATTCAATTGCGTTAAGTAATTGTTATATGTTAAGTAATTGTTATATGTAGGTGTTTCCAGTGCTTCAAGTGGTTGCAAGTTAATTAGTAGACTCTCTATGTGATGCTAGATGTCTAGGTAGACTTTCGTGAATTGTGGTGCTCGGACCGTCAAGATGAAGGTTAAGTCGGTCGATGCCGATTAAGTAGTTAAAATGATTAATGAAACAATCATGGGGTTAAAACTAGAAACTAGTGTTCTTGCACCCGTTTGGGATGTTATAGCTAAATTGCgcatggttatggtcgcggatgaaaagtagtagcgctcatgtgatgtctaatttaaaacgcaaattgttgggtgattatcgtgaagaatgcgttgttaattggttgtagtaattttagtgcactaaatgatttggataaaatttgtaagcCTACTTGCTAGTCCTCATGTAATAAATTTAACTCTAAGAAATGGTAAAGTGCTAGAATGATTAAAGTCTCTAGAAtacggcaattcttgaattacaTAGAAGCTGAAatctattgattgctgttttgggctgcacgcattgtttttgttgtgctgtttgtttgataaaccaaatcatgttttctgtagaaaagtcatatataaaagttgtagataactttattatcttgctggtgttaaaatttgacagttaTAGGTCTGAtagtttaggagttgtgctttttacaaattcagtaactgaatctgtccaaattctgtacagatttcagaagctgcattgtttgctcaatttaatgttgcaatctgttcatggtcattataagaaagttgtagatgcttttctgatcttgcttgtgttaaaatttcataactaaaggcctgacggtttaagagttatgaaatttacaaactgatcgctgtgttctgtcctctgtcagaacagatttcgaaaactgtaatatttgatttgattaaaactggaatcacttcttggtgattataaaagttatgtagggctttttctaagctttccaaaaagtcttcgatcactatttttggtgatctgaagtttaagttatgaatgtttcaaatgtgaagactgaatctgtccaattctggacagcacagccttcatcgCGTATTctacccttgatacatattaaaccagccagagatgtttataaataatttgtagaacatttaattagctttccagaaagtctaaaatcactttgtttggatgtttgaatctgtagttgtgaatttttgaagttgcaagtctgaatctgtccaaatctggacagaactgTTGTGTTAGCAgtgtttgaccttgctaagtgctgaatcctgtggaggtaaaaataccaaagttgtagagaactttctaagctttccagaaagtcctagtttcctagttttggattaatatttgaaaagttatgattaaaacaagtaacggctgtattgctgtccaaaaatctgcaagtgagcaaatgaatgtttagttcaccctatttgctaaaaatgtttggttgacacttaagtaatgtagacttaccatgactaagcttaataatgcaCGTGTGTCATATTTTGTATGTTTCTTGCTCTAGTTGATTATGATATTGGAGTGCCGTAGTTATTAATGTCTATGTCGTATTCAaacttacgttgtcttggttggacttgtgtggtcggtgatgcttttgtgtgataaatagaagaactAAGGAAAAGCCATAGCAAGTTAAATAAATGTGTATACTTGTGATGTCATAGTTGTGTTGTGTAAATATACAAAATGTGGTCGTcttgttaatggtgttaatgatgaacgccgataacatacgaatagctagcgcttgcgtatagtcgttgcgatgtcttacaattaaatgttagtttgctaccatgtatttatatagcttgtgatatttttcattgtattcatacatatgcatcctgcatctcatttaggaccgagaggtgacgatcgtgcaagtgatgtggtgccaaccacaagctgCAGTTGGTGGACGTACGGAAGGATGGTGGACTTaatcagtggatgctcgccaagcgagtacctcccccagcaaacactatctaagtgtcaaactaaaggcaagccccggttttatgcataaccgttatatatgctattttactacacttagtgattgtaggcttgtattgtgcacttaagtgtaggagttggttgaaaccctagttgcatgaactcaggaatcctttttgtgatggatactagtatgctaggtcgagtagctgctttattaattaggatctcggtagaagtcgagtgatttttctagcactcgcgcgaggtcaggaaattgattgtatccactttcttctcataatgatgctggttgtggacaacaatccatggggattggttgtccacgggatgaaaatttgaataaggattaaggtgtggtaccgtgagtcaagcgtttgaacgtactaagcacatgccgagaaatatggtaaatcggtaagcctagtacctgagtgaacctggcagtggacatatcccctcacgcgacctgagacgtggtctcccattccggttatggtgggtacaagtgcggtcactgcacgacggcagtcggggtcagtgaggcattgtacgccaaggcggtgagccctgatctgctgacggggaatcgatggggacggttgatgtgtgtggggacggagtgcccctacatgtcgtgtgtttaggtttaccttgcaaggtttaaaaactcgattcgaatcgtctgcttctcgcagctaatgagactgcttgatccatgctgctacattgagtaataagtggaaatgaggtgactggcaaaagatgttgtttgataaaaatgtttgataccatgtatgaatagctaggtacacatctagttaaaagggatcatactaaaacttgaaaagctaaaatatgattttagactcagctagtgcttttggcaaaccaaacccctcagccaaacagctgcatgtctagaggtagaggagtagactcctcacaccgggtaagtctagctgagtattagtatactcagccttgcttgtggcacaatttttgcaggtacctccttgcttTGGTTGTTGGTGTGACTtgaccttcatccctgccaccgggatagacggtcgagtgggttactgcttccgcaggagaggaccaggaggagtagcgtggccaggcttcgccatgttactcggttttctccgttagttatctccgctgcattaaaatttatgattattatttctgaaactccgataatgtaatcactaatgatacttattaaatttgtggtattatgctttattgtatttctctgtgcctcaccttcgagtgagctagtggtatttgatcctggtaagtggctttatcggactagatccgagggactgacgggttattcctgtttaagtgtgttgctgcccttaagggtgcgacttgggcacttaagctggaataattcgggcggttccgccacagctggtatcggagcgaataccagtacagagaagtcaataagtcatgattaccaactttTCTAAAGTGaaacttgctagaaaccaatgttggatagatcgtcaggacgatcagaatagacctaggacgtgaagccttaggaaacagatgggtagctaggtggctatatttatataggccataaaggctactactaataTTAATAAGGATGCTATAGAAAGCACCCGAaaagtagttaggtctgagaagacgactagaatgagcatgcatcatgattgtcgcataattgtctcttgtgcactaaaatgcttctctcacctttattccaataataaaaacttgtgaataatgtgtgtATTGCCATGAACTGCAAAAAAAATGTCTTATCCTGTGTGTCATGATAGTCTCgactaggttgtgttatgtgcttctcttgccttgctatctaAGTGGTATTgaaattgttcaaccctttttgcaaaaaaaaatgtTGTTTGTTTGCTCATGAAAAGACCCCCGCCCACACAACCTTGAGCTTAGCAAGTGAAccctctttttttttaaaaaaaaatttgcTTGTGTTGGCGttttctagcccttgtgtgttgcactattgaaattgcacctgcaCAACTTGTAGACCCCCATAGCTTAACCGCTTGCCAAACCGAAACTTCCTTGTGCACGTGGTTTGGTAAAAAAAACAtcgtttggtgtctagttgcgcaaaccatgACCAAGCCATGTTTCTTTCCGTAAATCCTTGCTCCTAAAACTTCATCGCATTTCTGTTAATCATCCTGGCTGAtcctgtttgcctacctctccttttgcATGGATCTGGTGATCTctttccttgtgaatcatgttgtggctttatcatccgaatcccTGGACCCTTTAATGATTCTGCCCCGTTATCatgttatctgctataacccgttctcaggtatcggatgttgatctgcctaagtctctcatttctgatcattctcatactccttctccgaggatcatgacGTTGTTTTATCAAATTTTATCCTTACACAGTATATCCATTTAGTTCAATGGATGTTGCTGTTGTCTTTGGTTTCtgatgtctctaaaagctcattAATCATGATCTCTTGAGTGCTTCATTCTCGTATCTCATCTCGTACTAATCTCTGACCTGATAATCTCCGTATTAATCATAAAAtaattctctgagttgaagaaagttcttatgtgatgctctttttccaacaatctctgcttcaactctgatcacattcttattttctgggccatactctcatgggctccatctatttatgtcacgtggatttatcgttggttgcgtctggtaatggtgttatgactaaacgactgatggtgccgcgacgaaaccgagagcctcttgtgggcgcgcacacaaggttgagctgctcggtacgcgctggtatcgcggttaatagttgtgatccattataagactacaccgatgtgctatcttttgtggacactctcagaatgatcgctgcattttgtctcgatatgtcgcgatgttctaaccaaatctgtcttcagtatcttgtcagataccctctcatgaatttgcatctatcttcagtctgggagttacatgcttctccgcccttaaatatcctcattcgaatctcgggacgagattctttttaaggggggaaggctgtgacaccccaggtgttagtttcgtgttacgtcgcgagatttgtcctaatctcggatgctcagtaaaaattttctATTTTTCGCTCGCCTATGTCCCtaattatccagattattcattcacgtttcaccgaattcggagttactcagtctcacagaaggccaattttggagcctgttaaaacttttgtttctcGGCACGAATGCGAACTCGGTAATCATTCTCAATTTATCAAACTCATATaaggctcatttaatcaaacgctcgacagctgctagtcgagctgtgtccgactccgatttctcgatgttcgatctatgtccaaaaattaatccgactccgtactctcacacggaatactcagtacgtcgtcctctaattaattcttactcgactcagccaaatatcttatgtccgaaccgaattcaaaaccccgtatcgacagcgtttttaaaatgtcacgattcgccttctccgactaaaaatccgaaagccgatcaaatctcaggatgatttattttcgaatcacgcgtaggaAATTATgttcgagcgaaatcaaattagactctcggtcgaattaatcgctcaatcatcCGTTCGCTGAAGctctaattcgctctgttctctgtcgaaacgaattccgcgggagcatttttattcggaAAAATAAATTAGCGCGACCCGATTGGgtattttgggccaagcccattcaggcccaataggcccactaaggaaaccctaaccctacctCATGGCTATAAATAGCAGCCCTCTCTCCTTGCACTTGGttattttgcactcccacccctcaaaaATTTTCAGCCGCCACCAGCAGCCTTCTCTTCCTCCCCACGTCTCCTTCCTCCTCTTGCCGTGCAGCAGCAAGCACCTCCCTGGCTTCCCTTGCGCAGGGGGCTTTCTTCTCCATGGGCGCTGGCCAAGATCACCCCATGGCGCTTGGCTCCCTGGAACACAGCAGCACGCCAGCGCAGGGCCTTCCCATGGCTGCGAGCTCCTTCTCCCGGCGAGCGGCTGCAGCAGGGGGTCGTCTCCTCCATGGCGCGGACGAACTACCTCCCTGCAGGCAAGCAGCAGCCCCCTCAGCTCCTTCTATGGCGCCCAGTCTGCATGCACGACCGAGATCCATCAGTTCCTATGTTCCCCATGGCCGAGCTCGCCCCATGGACTTGGCTCCTTGGTTCTTCTTTCACGTACGCGCCCTCTCCAACCTGCAGCACGTCCCCTGCTCCACGGCCAGCAGGAAGCCAGCGCCCCTCTGCAGCTCGGCTTCTCCTctcccatggccgaggccgagcttcCCTGGTGCAGGCGCCCCCTTTTCTTCCACCTCTGGCCGGTCTTTTCTGCGCAGCAAGCCGCGCGCAGCAGCAGCATTGTTCTTCGCCTTGCGTCGTCGTCGAGCTTCGCCACTCTCCTCCCCATGACCCGCAGCCCTCGCACCCTCTACCCTCCCCAAAAACAGCAAGCCCCCAGCAGCCCCGGATTCCCTCCGTGTCGCTTGCATGCCACCCGCTCGATGTATTGCGCAGCCACATTGTCGCTGCTCGCTGCCCGTCAACGTGCAGCCCTTCTGTTTTCTCCATTGGCACAGCAGCCCCGTCGTCTCCGCGCGCTGCCGGCTCGCTGTTTTGTGGAGCCAATGGACAGCACGCCGTGATGCCCGCCGTGTGTTCGCTGTTTTTGCACAGCCCCAAACATCGACGTCGTTCACCCCGGTGAGACCGCGACGCTCCTTGTTCGATTCCGCATCGACATTATTTTCCTATGATTAATTATGTATGTGTGCTGCTTTGTTTTATTTTTGAGGAGGAGAGAACCCCGTGTTTTGCGTGGAGAAGGCAAGCCGCTCGACGCTCGTCGATGTCGTagcgatgcacaaatcggaatcacCGTCGTTCTTGCAAACgccgattgggtttgtttatggtgagccatgtcgctctcgattgacttgattaataaattatatagATGTGGTTGAAATGTTTTGGCGGTAGGTCGTAATATGGTCGTGCTCATGATTTCGAGTTAGAGATTGGTGGTCGTCGATTCGTATAAATTGGTCGATGTGGTGCGTGTTTAAAAATTgcattggtatggattgaagtttgTGGCGAAAGAAAAAGGAAGTAGAAAAGAATTCGGATGTTTTTACGTTTCGATAGGAAGATgtgcgatgtgttgtttgatgcgaaGGATAGGTTTTACTAGTTTAAACGGTTAGTCGGCAGACTCGAACAGTAAAGCTAAAATTGATTATGCGATTAAGATGAGGTGACGACATGCCGTAGTAGTTGTTGCCTTCTCTATGTTTTCGAGTCGGATAAATACCATAGGCAATTAATTGTTGATACCCAAAGATTGTTAGAAACAAGTAATCGTGCTCTACCTATCGCGTCAAAGGAAATATGGTGTGTTGATTAATTAGGAGCTAAGGGACCTAATATAGAAAAGTAGTTAAGAAAACTAATCGAATTGCTTTTAGCTATATTTTAAGTTAAGATGTCTAAAATGGTGAAACTAGTTTTGTTGGTCTCATGGTGTTATGATtgagaaaaatatgaacttgtgtaTGAATTACTATTTTTTTCATGCTGTGTTAAGCCAACTCTTGTTAAATAAAGGAATTCAATTGCGTTAAGTAATTGTTATATGTTAAGTAATTGTTATATGTAGGTGTTTCCAGTGCTTCAAGTGGTTGCAAGTTAATTAGTAGACTCTCTATGTGATGCTAGATGTCTAGGTAGACTTTCGTGAATTGTGGTGCTCGGACCGTCGAGATGAAGGTTAAGTCGGTCGATGCCGATTAAGTAGTTAAAATGATTAATGAAACAATCATGGGGTTAAAACTAGAAACTAGTGTTCTTGCACCCGTTTGGGATGTTATAGCTAAATTGCgcatggttatggtcgcggatgaaaagtagtagcgctcatgtgatgtctaatttaaaacgcaaattgttgggtgattatcgtgaagaatgcgttgttaattggttgtagtaattttagtgcactaaatgatttggataaaatttgtaagcCTACTTGCTAGTCCTCATGTAATAAATTTAACTCTAAGAAATGGTAAAGTGCTAGAATGATTAAAGTCTCTAGAAtacggcaattcttgaattacaTAGAAGCTGAAatctattgattgctgttttgggctgcacgcattgtttttgttgtgctgtttgtttgataaaccaaatcatgttttctgtagaaaagtcatatataaaagttgtagataactttattatcttgctggtgttaaaatttgacagttaTAGGTCTGAtagtttaggagttgtgctttttacaaattcagtaactgaatctgtccaaattctgtacagatttcagaagctgcattgtttgctcaatttaatgttgcaatctgttcatggtcattataagaaagttgtagatgcttttctgatcttgcttgtgttaaaatttcataactaaaggcctgacggtttaagagttatgaaatttacaaactgatcgctgtgttctgtcctctgtcagaacagatttcgaaaactgtaatatttgatttgattaaaactggaatcacttcttggtgattataaaagttatgtagggctttttctaagctttccaaaaagtcttcgatcactatttttggtgatatgaagtttaagttatgaatgtttcaaatgtgaagactgaatctgtccaattctggacagcacaaCCTTCATCGCGTATTctacccttgatacatattaaaccagccagagatgtttataaataatttgtagaacatttaattagctttccagaaagtctaaaatcactttgtttggatgtttgaatctgtagttgtgaatttttgaagttgcaagtctgaatctgtccaaatctggacagaactgTTGTGTTAGCAgtgtttgaccttgctaagtgctgaatcctgtggaggtaaaaataccaaagttgtagagaactttctaagctttctagaaagtcctagtttgctagttttggattaatatttgaaaagttatgattaaaacaagtaacggctgtattgctgtccaaaaatctgcaagtgagcaaatgaatgtttagttcaccctatttgctaaaaatgtttggttgacACTTAAATAATGTAGACTtaccatgactaagcttaataatgcaCGTGTGTCATATTTTGTATGTTTCTTGCTCTAGTTGATTATGATATTGGAGTGCCGTAGTTATTAATGTCTATGTCGTATTCAaacttacgttgtcttggttggacttgtgtggtcggtgatgcttttgtgtgataaatagaagaactAAGGAAAAGCCATAGCAAGTTAAATAAATGTGTATACTTGTGATGTCATAGTTGTGTTGTGTAAATATACAAAATGTGGTCGTcttgttaatggtgttaatgatgaacgccgataacatacgaatagctagcgcttgcgtatagtcgttgcgatgtcttacaattaaatgttagtttgctaccatgtatttatatagcttgtgatatttttcattgtattcatacatatgcatcctgcatctcatttaggaccgagaggtgacgaccgtgcaagtgatgtggtgccaaccacaagctgCAGTTGGTGGACGTACGGAAGGAtggtggacttaaccagtggatgctcgccaagcgagtacctcccccagcaaacactatctaagtgtcaaactaaaggcaagccccggttttatgcataaccgttatatatgctattttactacacttaatgattgtaggcttgtattgtgcacttaagtgtaggagttggttgaaaccctagttgcatgaactcaggaatcctttttgtgatggatactagtatgctaggtcgagtagctgctttattaattaggatctcggtagaagtcgagtgatttttctagcactcgcgcgaggtcaggaaattgattgtatccactttcttctcataatgatgctggttgtggacaacaatccatggggattggttgtccacgggatgaaaatttgaataaggattaaggtgtggtaccgtgagtcaagcgtttgaacgtactaagcacatgccgagaaatatggtaaatcggtaagcctagtacctgagtgaacctggcagtggacatatcccctcacgcgacctgagacgtggtctcccattccggttatggtgggtacaagtgcggtcactgcacgacggcagtcggggtcagtgaggcattgtacgccaaggcggtgagccctgatctgctgacggggaatcgatggggacggttgatgtgtgtggggacggagtgcccctacatgtcgtgtgtttaggtttaccttgcaaggtttaaaaactcgattcgaatcgtctgcttcttgcagctaatgagactgcttgatccatgctgctacattgagtaataagtggaaatgaggtgactggcaaaagatgttgtttgataaaaatgtttgataccatgtatgaatagctaggtacacatctagttaaaagggatcatactaaaacttgaaaagctaaaatatgattttagactcagctagtgcttttggcaaaccaaacccctcagccaaacagctgcatgtctagaggtagaggagtagactcctcacaccgggtaagtctagctgagtattagtatactcagccttgcttgtggcacaatttttgcaggtacctccttgcttTGGTTGTTGGTGTGACTtgaccttcatccctgccaccgggatagacggtcgagtgggttactgcttccgcaggagaggaccaggaggagtagcgtggccaggcttcgccatgttactcggttttctccgttagttatctccgctgcattaaaatttatgattattatttctgaaactccgataatgtaatcactaatgatacttattaaatttgtggtattatgctttattgtatttctctgtgcctcaccttcgagtgagctagtggtattcgatcctggtaagtggctttatcggactagatccgagggactgacgggttattcctgtttaagtgtgttgctgcccttaagggtgcgacttgggcacttaagctggaataattcgggcggttc
This genomic window contains:
- the LOC109944856 gene encoding uncharacterized protein, with amino-acid sequence MARTNYLPAGKQQPPQLLLWRPVCMHDRDPSVPMFPMAELAPWTWLLGSSFTYAPSPTCSTSPAPRPAGSQRPSAARLLLSHGRGRASLVQAPPFLPPLAGLFCAASRAQQQHCSSPCVVVELRHSPPHDPQPSHPLPSPKTASPQQPRIPSVSLACHPLDVLRSHIVAARCPSTCSPSVFSIGTAAPSSPRAAGSLFCGANGQHAVMPAVCSLFLHSPKHRRRSPRRREPRVLRGEGKPLDARRCRSDAQIGITVVLANADWVCLWTER